From one Saccharomyces cerevisiae S288C chromosome XVI, complete sequence genomic stretch:
- a CDS encoding uncharacterized protein (hypothetical protein; green fluorescent protein (GFP)-fusion protein localizes to both the cytoplasm and the nucleus), producing the protein MSSRFARSNGNPNHIRKRNHSPDPIGIDNYKRKRLIIDLENLSLNDKGPKNGHADDNNLIHNNIVFTDAIDDKVLKEIIKCSTSKRGDNDLFYDKIWERLREKRLQIIKWVDYKEIAYLSWWKWFHNQMTSKYTYDGEADTDVEMMAVDTDVDMDA; encoded by the coding sequence ATGAGTTCCCGGTTTGCAAGAAGTAATGGCAATCCCAACCACATtaggaaaagaaatcattCTCCAGACCCAATAGGAATTGATaattataaaagaaaaagactaATTATAGATTTAGAGAATTTATCCTTAAATGATAAAGGGCCCAAGAACGGACATGCAGATGATAACAATCTTATTCATAACAATATAGTATTCACAGACGCTATTGATGATAAGGTCCTGAAAGAGATCATCAAGTGTTCCACAAGTAAACGCGGCGACAATGACTTGTTTTATGACAAAATATGGGAACGtttgagagaaaaaaggctacaaataataaaatggGTAGATTATAAGGAAATTGCTTATCTAAGCTGGTGGAAGTGGTTCCATAATCAAATGACTTCGAAATACACTTATGATGGAGAGGCTGATACCGATGTTGAAATGATGGCAGTGGATACTGATGTGGATATGGATGCGTAA